In Candidatus Promineifilum breve, one genomic interval encodes:
- a CDS encoding TolB family protein: MQSLKVARAIYSLIGLLLACVACSVDTTQLPAIDESTHVVDASAVSEAQPSPVVEQTHRVTLTATVQNPTSSVQQLATATGESTGTPSPGLVELTGPLALLVAESAQPPYFSASIFDFGTVSIQDFVFQDDRPIAAQWLGDGCQLYLNGDVYDLDGNMVWQVPLPIKTRLGSLYTARLSPQKNWLASPIFSGPETFDSNEFVDVETASLLSPFPSYRLTQRGGAESGTFVWSPDEQWVYYSDYDANGTLQIFRASPDGHIQEQLTKHEGVLGTVDSLAISPNGQYLAYGITNLLFTTAPYQYEESDEGWVSIIDLDEGSITQISLPKFGGVFDEDGLWWSATGSELLVFGDSLPISPTDPLHGNQIHWIRVDEGAVPFHSVYDVEVPGGSIEWVMPFSTDLNTLFLKTRTGYFLLEEGIFSPYQGAELLEEVETNNRIIGFIPGPINFHGEAVCQK, encoded by the coding sequence ATGCAATCGTTAAAAGTGGCAAGAGCGATCTACTCCCTCATTGGCCTTCTGTTGGCCTGTGTCGCGTGCTCAGTTGATACAACACAGCTTCCTGCTATTGATGAATCTACTCATGTAGTGGATGCTTCTGCAGTATCAGAGGCTCAGCCCTCCCCAGTTGTTGAACAGACTCATCGAGTTACGCTTACTGCCACGGTGCAGAATCCCACCTCCTCTGTTCAACAACTGGCAACCGCAACAGGGGAATCAACAGGTACGCCTTCACCTGGTTTGGTGGAATTGACCGGGCCTCTAGCGTTGCTCGTAGCTGAATCGGCACAGCCCCCCTATTTCAGTGCATCAATCTTTGATTTTGGCACAGTCAGTATCCAGGATTTTGTTTTTCAAGACGATCGACCAATCGCAGCACAATGGCTGGGCGACGGCTGTCAACTTTACCTTAATGGCGATGTATATGATTTGGATGGCAATATGGTCTGGCAAGTACCATTGCCAATCAAGACCAGATTAGGCTCTCTATATACAGCGCGACTCTCCCCACAGAAGAATTGGCTGGCTTCCCCGATTTTCTCCGGCCCCGAAACATTCGATAGTAATGAGTTCGTCGATGTGGAAACTGCATCGCTCTTGTCTCCATTTCCATCCTATAGGCTTACACAGCGAGGTGGCGCTGAGTCTGGAACATTTGTCTGGAGTCCTGATGAGCAATGGGTGTATTACAGTGATTATGACGCGAATGGAACGCTTCAGATCTTTCGCGCATCGCCTGATGGACACATTCAGGAGCAACTGACAAAGCATGAGGGAGTCCTTGGCACTGTCGATAGCCTGGCGATATCACCTAATGGGCAGTACCTCGCCTATGGAATCACAAACCTGCTGTTTACGACGGCCCCGTACCAGTATGAGGAGTCTGATGAAGGCTGGGTTAGCATCATCGATTTGGATGAGGGTTCTATCACACAGATCAGTCTCCCTAAGTTTGGTGGAGTCTTCGACGAGGATGGGTTGTGGTGGAGTGCGACAGGTAGTGAACTTCTTGTTTTCGGTGATAGCTTGCCGATTTCGCCAACGGATCCTCTACATGGAAACCAGATCCACTGGATCCGTGTTGATGAAGGTGCAGTTCCCTTTCACTCAGTTTATGACGTGGAAGTGCCTGGCGGCTCAATAGAGTGGGTGATGCCCTTTTCAACAGACTTGAATACACTCTTTCTAAAGACACGAACAGGCTATTTTTTGCTTGAGGAAGGGATATTCAGCCCATATCAAGGAGCGGAATTGCTAGAGGAAGTCGAAACCAATAACAGAATAATTGGCTTCATACCCGGGCCGATCAATTTTCATGGCGAGGCAGTATGTCAAAAGTAG
- a CDS encoding TolB family protein has protein sequence MKHKALYCIHSTHSACLLLLALLFLLIACTRVDGGGTTQPTGPATPVAATSTAAVDTQPGFYLLYQAGQGGPEQQEIYRFDFAESRPVAPGDLVPGQPLSPDQKRIVITTRPTSRTDHTRSHAVLDLEQGTMEPLPLIAPSPHLFWSPDGRQLMYASYPEDTGQLVVYDFEKGENIVLFDDHSVWSTAGWSADGKLAAFVAVTDGQYDLYVLEMDTLAVRRLTDTTDIETGTVWSPVSDELLVGTTVYTEHAFELWPYAVDSLAIISSDGQERDLGRYDYLQSSSLAWSVDGESVAYSEKGKLCMLSLGNGQRDCPLVDLEPYGTYFASFGEPPVWSPDNRWLAFRATGYRDRGCDDGVYALELATKKVVVVDEGGCNTGPLYWVGQ, from the coding sequence ATGAAGCATAAAGCTCTTTATTGCATTCATAGCACCCATTCAGCTTGTCTTCTGCTTCTCGCTCTATTGTTCCTGCTGATCGCCTGCACACGTGTCGACGGCGGCGGGACGACTCAGCCTACTGGGCCGGCGACGCCTGTGGCGGCCACATCGACAGCCGCAGTCGATACACAGCCCGGTTTCTACCTGCTCTATCAAGCCGGGCAAGGTGGGCCGGAGCAACAGGAGATATACCGATTTGACTTTGCCGAAAGCCGGCCGGTGGCACCGGGGGATCTCGTGCCCGGACAACCGCTCTCTCCGGACCAAAAACGCATCGTCATTACCACCAGGCCCACCTCCAGGACAGACCACACTCGCTCCCATGCCGTACTCGATCTGGAGCAAGGTACGATGGAACCCTTGCCGTTGATCGCTCCGTCGCCCCATCTCTTCTGGTCGCCGGATGGCCGGCAATTGATGTATGCCAGCTACCCGGAAGATACGGGCCAATTGGTCGTCTATGACTTCGAGAAGGGCGAAAACATCGTACTTTTCGACGACCACTCTGTCTGGAGCACGGCGGGCTGGTCGGCTGACGGCAAGTTGGCCGCCTTTGTCGCCGTGACCGACGGCCAATATGACCTCTACGTTCTCGAAATGGACACCCTCGCCGTGCGCCGTCTGACGGACACGACAGATATCGAGACAGGCACGGTCTGGTCGCCGGTGAGCGACGAGTTGCTCGTTGGCACGACTGTCTACACCGAGCACGCCTTTGAGTTATGGCCTTATGCTGTTGACAGCTTGGCTATCATCAGTAGCGACGGGCAGGAACGCGATCTCGGCCGCTATGACTATTTGCAATCATCATCGCTGGCCTGGTCAGTCGATGGGGAGAGTGTTGCTTACTCTGAAAAAGGCAAGTTGTGTATGCTGTCGCTCGGCAATGGTCAGCGGGATTGTCCATTGGTAGACCTTGAGCCTTACGGCACGTACTTCGCGTCTTTTGGTGAGCCGCCGGTATGGTCGCCCGATAATCGCTGGCTGGCCTTCCGCGCCACCGGATATCGAGACCGCGGTTGTGATGATGGGGTCTATGCGCTTGAGCTGGCAACGAAGAAGGTAGTCGTTGTCGACGAAGGGGGTTGTAACACTGGCCCTCTATACTGGGTTGGGCAATAG
- a CDS encoding winged helix DNA-binding domain-containing protein, with amino-acid sequence MNLDDIAHSRLHNLQLSRPELGTPAEMVGWLGAAQAQDFAGAKWSLGLRLRPTHDAAIEQAFNDGQILRTHMMRPTWHFVTPADIRWILALTSPRVHQLNRSMYRQLELDGDTLARCATVITDALGGGRQLTRNEAGQALEGAGIRVPGGPDRGGQRLAYIMMWAELEGLICSGPRRGKQFTYMLLDERAPNATTLSRDEALAELTRRYFRSHGPAMAADFARWSGLTLTDARAGLAAVAAELQQAVIEGQAYWFAGDPRPPRDPSPTAYLVSIYDEYTIGYKDGRAIGSAAVGEILAGMGNALQNVIILDGQIVGTWRRAIKSGSVMIALHPLQRLTERENAAVVRAAGLYGEFVGLPVEFTYEA; translated from the coding sequence ATGAACCTGGATGATATTGCCCATAGCCGCCTCCATAACTTGCAGCTATCGCGCCCGGAACTGGGCACGCCGGCCGAGATGGTGGGCTGGCTGGGGGCGGCGCAGGCCCAGGATTTCGCCGGGGCCAAGTGGTCGCTGGGGCTGCGCCTGCGGCCGACGCATGACGCGGCCATCGAACAAGCCTTCAACGACGGCCAAATCCTGCGGACGCACATGATGCGGCCGACGTGGCACTTCGTCACCCCGGCCGACATTCGCTGGATACTGGCCCTCACCTCGCCGCGCGTCCACCAACTGAATCGCTCCATGTACCGCCAACTGGAGTTGGATGGCGACACATTGGCCCGTTGCGCCACCGTGATTACGGATGCGCTGGGCGGCGGCCGGCAACTGACCCGCAACGAAGCGGGGCAGGCGCTGGAAGGCGCGGGAATCCGCGTCCCTGGCGGCCCGGATCGCGGCGGGCAGCGGCTGGCCTACATCATGATGTGGGCCGAACTGGAAGGGCTGATCTGTAGCGGGCCGCGGCGGGGCAAGCAGTTCACCTACATGCTGCTGGACGAGCGCGCGCCCAATGCGACCACGCTATCACGCGATGAGGCGCTGGCCGAACTCACGCGGCGCTACTTTCGCAGCCACGGCCCGGCCATGGCGGCCGACTTCGCCCGCTGGTCGGGGCTGACGTTGACCGACGCGCGCGCCGGGCTGGCGGCGGTGGCCGCCGAGTTGCAGCAGGCAGTCATCGAGGGCCAAGCCTACTGGTTTGCCGGCGACCCCCGGCCGCCGCGCGACCCGTCGCCCACCGCCTACCTGGTGTCGATCTACGACGAATACACCATCGGCTACAAGGATGGTCGCGCCATCGGCAGCGCGGCCGTGGGCGAGATCTTGGCCGGGATGGGCAACGCGTTGCAGAATGTGATTATTCTGGATGGGCAGATTGTGGGGACGTGGCGGCGGGCCATTAAAAGCGGCTCTGTGATGATCGCGCTACACCCGCTGCAACGGTTGACGGAGCGTGAAAACGCGGCCGTCGTCCGGGCCGCGGGGCTGTATGGGGAATTTGTCGGTTTGCCGGTAGAGTTCACCTATGAAGCATAA
- a CDS encoding DUF5678 domain-containing protein, with amino-acid sequence MNSGPGFALPPNLIERVRRLAKRQARSLDDVMAEAVERGLPLLEIPDMPTGWEAEADAFARMYPTWRAEYTGQYVAVYQGRLIDHDAAFGPLLERINVHYPDTFVLIRPIRDEAEIVYEHRSIRWAAD; translated from the coding sequence TTGAGCGCGTCCGCCGTCTCGCGAAACGTCAGGCTCGCTCGCTTGACGATGTGATGGCCGAAGCCGTGGAACGCGGTTTGCCGCTGCTGGAGATACCCGACATGCCCACCGGTTGGGAAGCGGAGGCCGACGCATTCGCGCGGATGTACCCGACCTGGCGCGCCGAATATACCGGGCAATACGTGGCCGTCTATCAAGGCCGGCTGATCGACCACGATGCGGCCTTCGGGCCGTTGCTGGAGCGGATCAATGTCCACTATCCCGACACGTTCGTCCTTATTCGCCCGATTCGAGATGAGGCGGAGATCGTGTATGAGCATCGGTCGATTCGATGGGCGGCTGATTAA